The following proteins are encoded in a genomic region of Catharus ustulatus isolate bCatUst1 chromosome 4, bCatUst1.pri.v2, whole genome shotgun sequence:
- the ATP6V1E1 gene encoding V-type proton ATPase subunit E 1 — translation MALSDADVQKQIKHMMAFIEQEANEKAEEIDAKAEEEFNIEKGRLVQTQRLKIMEYYEKKEKQIEQQKKIQMSNLMNQARLKVLKARDDLIADLLNEAKQRLAKVVKDTARYQTLLDGLVLQGFYQLLEPRLVVRCRKQDLPMVKTAVQKSIPIYKNAIKRDVDVHIDQDNFLPEDIAGGVEIYNSDGKIKVSNTLESRLDLVAQQMMPEIRVALFGANANRKFLD, via the exons ATGGCGCTCAGCGATGCGGACGTGCAGAAGCAG ATCAAGCACATGATGGCTTTCATCGAGCAGGAAGCCAATGAAAAGGCTGAAGAAATAGATGCAAAg GCAGAAGAGGAATTCAACATTGAGAAGGGTCGCCTTGTTCAGACACAGAGGCTGAAAATCATGGAGTATTATGAAAAGAAGGAGAAGCAAATtgaacagcaaaagaaaat TCAGATGTCCAACCTGATGAATCAAGCAAGGCTGAAGGTCCTCAAGGCAAGGGATGACCTTATTGCA GATTTGCTGAATGAGGCCAAGCAGAGACTTGCCAAGGTAGTGAAGGATACTGCCAGGTACCAGACACTGCTGGATGGACTCGTTCTAcag GGATTCTACCAGCTGCTTGAGCCCAGATTAGTTGTTCGGTGCAGGAAGCAGGATCTCCCCATGGTTAAG ACTGCTGTACAGAAGAGCATTCCCATCTACAAAAATGCCATAAAAAGGGATGTGGATGTTCATATTGACCAAGACAACTTCCTGCCAGAAGATAT TGCTGGAGGTGTTGAAATCTACAACAGTGATGGTAAAATTAAAGTTTCCAATACCCTGGAAAGTCGTCTGGACCTTGTAGCCCAGCAG ATGATGCCAGAAATCAGAGTGGCTCTCTTTGGTGCTAATGCCAACAGGAAGTTTTTGGACTAA